Part of the bacterium genome, GCCATGACTTTACCTCGTTTGGATAGTCACAAGACTATCCGGAAAGCTTATAAACTGATCGCGTTGATCCGGATCATCGAATACGGCTGCTTGTGTCCACCCTGCTTGATATAACCCTTACGGCGTTTTTTGTGGAGCAGGAAGATTTTCGGATCGCGTAAGTGATCGACCACCGTTGCATCGGCGCTGCCTTCAAGATACGGAGTGCCAACTTTTACGGAACCATCGTCGGCTACCGACATAAGAATTTTCTCGACTTTCAGAGCCGAGCCGACTTCCTGAGAAAGCTTAGGAACCCGTACTGTTGTTCCGGCGATTAATTTGATTTGCGCGCCGGCTACTTCACCAATTGCGTACATGATGCCTTTCGA contains:
- the rplU gene encoding 50S ribosomal protein L21 encodes the protein MYAIGEVAGAQIKLIAGTTVRVPKLSQEVGSALKVEKILMSVADDGSVKVGTPYLEGSADATVVDHLRDPKIFLLHKKRRKGYIKQGGHKQPYSMIRINAISL